TTTATCTCAGCCGCAAGCCTTCTTCTTCCCCATTTCAGTCtcaaagtttttcaaaaaaaactctctctctctctctcctctgttaATTTCTCCGACccactttctcttctttttttttcaaacacTATCTTCTTCAACGGCTCCATCTCTCTCAAGTGtaagttgttttatttttttgtttgttttgcccCTAAATTTTCTACTCATTTCATTTTTTGTTTCTCTGTTTTAGTACGCCGACCAGACCACCACCACTCCGCCGCACCTAGCCGACCGGACCACCACGCCGACTGAACCGAGGTATaccgatatatatatatttatatatgttatattatatatatatatgttatattatatattataatatattgatatataaacttatatatattatataccgatatatatattatatataaactgatatatattatattatatataatttgatatatatattatatatttaaattaatatatattatatataaactaatatatatttaaaccgaaaaatgtatatggttatatttatatttatgtttttttttctttttctgttttgtattttttatttatgtatttctgtttatatatgatttaatttttgttttttgtttttttatttttattttctgttttaaattttaaaaaaagaggtacaagaaaaaaatcaaattttatattGTGCATGATAGTATAGTAAAAATAATTACATTAGATGATCTAATATAATCTCGtaattagaaattaatttaattagtattcgATTAATATTAAGATTATGATATTAGATTTGGTATTATAATAAGATTAAATTTTAGCaattaaaaatcatattttagaaattttaagtaaatatacgtttatgttgtgcatgctctgggaatattatgtatattaatctagtaatattatgtatatttttgtgtgtagtttgcaggttttataaaattttgggatagtttaaaatatagttgttatgctgcccaaattttgttagtcttaggaaaattaacattaattacaaaaaatatagtcgttaacattaatttttattttaatgttttatatgtatttgtttatcttaataacaactatatttaagttacttttataatatatgttttttgtatttattaattttttttgtaaaatttaaaaatcagatttgaatatgattttttttttattttaatgtgttatatgtatttgtttaattttgcttgttaatagttattatattgtattttgcgatatatgtattttagttaaagtatgaacttaaaaaaaccagattaataatgtatgttcatatttttaaattgttttatattaaatgtgatatttttgtaaatatgtatttaataattttttttgtattaataaaaaaaattagttttggtatatgtttttttgtggttaattatttgtatatatgtaaattgatgtatttgttaatgcatatatatgttttgtatgatctgggaatattctgggtatatatgtgtttaatttgtaggtttttcaatttttgggatagttagAAATATTGTCGTtttgctgcccaaattttgttagagttagtaaaattaataaaagtttaatcattaattaaataaaaatttaagtataattaaaaattcatcaaaaaaataatttttaactataatttaaataaaataaaattaccaatcataataattggttttaacattaatattagatgttttgtaattgaaaaaagttaaaaatataaatgatttaataaaatataattaagtaaaatataaatataataaaattgttattgattaaataaataatccaatacaaattgaagaatttaataaaaaattacaaaatgaaattaatgtataattaaattaattttaaaataaaagtaataaataagtaaatgttaaagttgACTAGTCAAAGGACACGTGACACTACATGATTTGTccacattgttattattcttaaaataattttcaatttaacaaaaaataaaatttacatttttttaataaaaaaatcaaactttttttcaatttaagattaaatatgaaaaatacatttttttaaattttaattttttattgttaatatcctcaaattttttaatttattattattattattaaaatcttcctatttatcattttgtctactttttttcaattaaagattaagtaattttgtttaaaatccaagcaataatttaagattaaatatttttttttacttaatcttaaataattgattaaaagcaaaaaatttgatatattttttttaaaatgagaaaattttattttttgttacttttaaattgaaaaacaataaattggatttttaaaaaaaaatgaaaaatataaaatgattttttttatgaaaaattatttaaaataataataataataatgtgtaccaatcatgtggtgccacgtgtcatttgccagagataggatattattatcagttagtgataattagggagacaaacagtcatgaaatactcTGACTATCActtccctcattttaagacaattattaatattttcttaattatttcgcttaaagatggcgagcgacaggagctggatgagtgcgaggaatcgttggtctctggagtatagaaatggtgttaaggagttcttcgatatcgccaaaaatcagttgaacgatcggggtttggttcgctgtccgtgcaagaaatgtgggaatgttaagttccagcctataaatgcaatttcgatgcatttattcaacaatggcatcgtacagtcctacaaagtgtggcattaccatggagaggcgctgccatcgccaccagctgtggtgcgagatcatgatagagatgagatagcggatatcctggaggatgtttacgctgaagatgacgttcccgctggaaactataatgatcctccccaagatgatcctcaacatcgcgacaagtatgacaatttatttaaggagatgtcaagtgaactgtacccgggttgccgaaagtattccgcgttgaacttcttggtgaagctgatgcatcttaaagtaattaacaagtgcagcaatcattactttgatggtttgctggaattgttagtcgacgctatgcctgacggaacaattttacctaagtctaactatgaggcgaaggcaaagttgcggagtattggattgggatatgagtccatcgatgcttgcaagcatgactgtgcactgttttggaaggagaatgcgaatttggaattctgtccggtttgtggtgagtgtcgttggcaagataatcgtgggaacgggaagaaagtggcccataaggtcatgcggtacttttCGTTGATGCCGAGATTAAAAAGgctgtacagttccagatatactgcagaggatatgagatggcactattctaaaaggccaagggaagatggtgtgatgaggcaccccgctgacagtaaggcgtggaagcaccttgatgagttgtacccatcttttgcAGCCGAACCTcaaaatgttaggcttgggttggctacagatggtttcaatccttttgggaacatgagcaactcttacagcatgtggcctgtgatacttgtcccatacaacttgccgccgtggaagtgcatgaaaccacagtcattaatgttgtctattctaattccaggtccttcttcacctggaaaagatatcgatgtctatatgagacctttggttgacgagttgaaggagttatgggtgaatggtgtcgagacacgagatgcatacaatagtaccttgttcaatatgcgtgcagcaatcttgtggaccattaacgactacccagcttatgctatgatgtctgggtggagcacaaaagggtacaaggcgtgtccgacatgcaatgaagaaactccctctgtagggattagaagtaaaattgcatacattgggcataggaggtttcttgatatggatcatgaatggaggagcaaacgagcactattcgacggtaacaaggaactcaggccaccaccgaaagattactccggtgatgatgtgttgaagcaattagagaatttgctgattagacatcctgggaaacacaaagaatttggtggtgtgaaacgcaaaagggctccgattgaacttaattggtcgaagaagagcatatttttcgagcttgattattggaaggagttattgttgaggcataatttggacgtaatgcacattgagaagaatgtttgcgacagtgtcttgggaactttgttgaacttagagggaaaatctaaagacactgacaaggcaagacttgatctagcagacatgaaaattagggaaaaactccacctccgcaaagagggaaacaagtggaagaaaccgcacgccagttacaccctcagtgtcccggagcgtcgagttttctgtgaatttgtgaagtcagttgaattcccggacggttttgctgcaaacctttcgaagaatgtcaatgtcaatgatggcaagataactgggttgaaatcacacgattgccacgtgttgtttcagcagttgttgcccgccgcaattaggtcgtttttggttctggaagttcggaagccaattattgagttgtgcggttttttcaaaaaactttgtgcacggactttgaatgtgaaagaccttgagaagatggagacagacattatcaccattttatgcaagttggaaatgatatttcctccaacatttttcgacattatggtgcatttggttttgaaccttccgaaagaggcaattcttggcggtcccgtgcactttaggtggatgtatcccattgaacgttcgatgggagtttataaacagtatgtaagaaatcgtgcacgtccggaaggttcaatcgcagaagcttacgtggtgaacgaggctttaaccttttgctcaatgtacctgcggggggttgagactcgattcaatcgacctgagaggaatgacgatcgcgttgaatcccaaccaaatcgggaatattctatttataaggctgttggtcgtccatttggtaagaaatcaagtatgctcctcaatccgcagttaaagcaaaaggctgagtggtatatcttgaacaattgtgccgaaattaaggagtaccttaggtgtgttttctagtattttttcaataatgatgtttggtttatataccgagtaaatgccaaaatcataatattgttgttcatttgtagtgagcatatggatgaattaagaagacgggggggctcgaatcttgaagttcaacaagaaactgattttcctcagtggttcaaagaaagagtatgtgtattagtcaattcttttctgaaaccccacttaatcaatccaaaactaactttcaatgttaatgttgataggtgaacggtttgcatgagtcaacacctactgaagtgaataatgaattgtatgctctcgcaaacaaatcaagcggcaccgtgtattcatatccagggatgatagtgaatggtgtgaaatttgtgactcgtggtcgtgatatgaagcttaaaacacaaaattgcggtgtaatgatgccaagtgaggaaggagtgaactactatggagttttggaagaagtaattgaattgtcctacttgatgggttacagtgttgtcctattcaggtgtagatggttcaatacaagtagaattaaagtggaatccaattttacgagcgtatatgtgaaagaagaatgttataaagatgatcctttcgttctcgcatctcaagcgaagttggtgtattatcttcgagatgtgaaaaatggagatgattggaggctcgttaatgaatacattcaaaggaatgtatgggatttcacaaattccgatgttgatgatactgagaccacaaatgatataccaatattgcaagaagttaattcttcttcatttcagttgtgggtagaacttccaatttttgataatcttcagtatgatcgggttgatgtcaatgccactgaagtgcacaacgttgatgatttggttggcgaaggttcagatgaatttgttgtcgatgatgacgttcaatttgaagacgacacgttggccgagtatgaagacgatgaggatgacgataatGCTCTagttgatagtgatagtgatagtgatgttcgtaatgatgttgtagttagtgatgatgaggacagtgatatgtaatttaaacaagtgtatgtaactttttatttaattcaatgaaaactttatttattatcattaattaatgatagtatcagatataggtacacacgcacctattggatgctttggggatagtcaatgtattcatgtactggtactcattttttcaatatatttgatgaaatatgttgaaaaaatgggtagtcgcacatgtctgcttagtatctccaagggatctattaggtcagaatagggtaggttgggaaagacaatgagtaataaaatgttaattcaataacaaaaaacaatagtgatgcacccagtggatgtcttggggatagtcaatgtattcatgtactggtactcattttttcaatatatttgatgaaatatattgaaaaaatgggtagtcgcacatgtctgcttactatctccaagggatctactaggtcggaatagggtaggttgggaaagacaataagtaataaaatgttaattcaataacaaaaaataatagtgatgcacctagtggatgccttggggatagacaatgtattcatgtactgctactcattttttcaaaatgtttgatgaaatattttgaaaaagtgtgtagtcgcacatgtctgcttactatctccaagggatctactaggtcggaatagggtaggttgggaaagacaataagtaataaaatgttaattcaataacaaaaaataatagtgatgcacctagtggatgtcttggggatagacaatgtattcatgtactgctcctcatttttttaaaatgtttgagaaacattttaaaaaactgaggagaagtacatgactccttactatctccaagggatccactaggtcggaatagggtaggtttggaaataccataatgaataaatgttaattttataacaaaaaacaacagacatacataatttgaattagttaattaatgaatattttaatgtagaatggctgaaacaagtaatgacacaggtggtggctccaagagaggcaggggagcttattacggtgccaatatcgagaaggagctggccatcaaaaaagttactcatttgaaagtagagtttgataaagaaactggaaaagctattcaaaagtaCGGCAATTGGTTCAACAATTctatggctcgttatttgcgtagcaccgtacccccaactacactaacttgggaacaagtaaaaccagctgatatcgaagttattcgaaagagactatctgtaagcattctttaaacctttaataactcattattaaatattttttctatcttcataatattttaacaaattccaattttaattgtgattttaggaaaaattcatttatccagaagacaatccagtaatcaacgatgccatggtaagacaaatgcaaaaacatctgactgattggcgccacacgatgaagaaacactgggtagatgttggaggagaggtggacaatgagagagcgaagtcaaaaccttttgtgtcgatcacttcttctgattgggcagttctgtgtgatttttgggcttctgattctcaccaAGTATGCCAtacattttacattaatttttaattataaaattaaaatttagattaatgagtattgttttctttttgaagcgtatatcgaagaaaaataaagaagctcgagctaaaatgaccataccagaaggacacggttccaaatccatcgttgcccatgtttatgatcacgtaaattataataacttatatccttacgtttacgaaaatattataaatgtcacaatgtttaaataatttgcttttttagatggacccatctactggccagctcccgagcatgatcgacacattcgagcacctgcacaagaagaaggataagtggattagtgatgcagcggcgacaaaacatgtaagttgcataaccttaactaatttatgatcatttaactttaaaaaaaattagtaaataattaataaatattaattattaattggttgttgtcaattagtaattatttattaattattaattaaatttttaacaatgaaatctttataatctatgtgccaatatttttatgattaatgattgtggactaagataaaaaaagaatgtaactaatgttgtccccgtatcagggagcttgcgggctaaagtaaatttggtcatgaaaatccatatctgaatgaaaaacatgcaaatgtagttgatgtatatgtttggagacgtaaattccccattaatggaattaactgcacctaccgtatatatcaataatatcttcatgattttcattcagatatggattttcatgaccaaatttactttagcccacttgctccctgatacgggaacaaaattaattacattctttttcaatcactggtctgcagtcattaatgataggatgttggcagatagataataaagttatattttatatgttgttatattaaaaatttataagttaggttttcaaataatgttataatgGAATTTgaaatacgtgctttttattgtgcagaatgagatgagcgaacgtcgagcatcgcagagtacggcccctgcatcatctgctgcttcttgtgtcggcgataatgtcgacggtcatttcccgcctgatatggatattgtcacgaatgtccttggaccccgctcgcgttataagaaagggtttggggggttgcctaggttgaaggcaattggcgcaaagagggcagcatcttcgtcaacttctcaaatgtccgggcaattgccacctgaagtggacaccattttgcagcaaaatcaggacattatgctagaaaatcagaacctaaagaagcatacgactaaacttgagagtcgtcaacggcgtcaagatctcctgctcagtgctttgttgaagcaggttggtcaattggctcctggttttactgttgacttaccagaccaggattcagacgaggacgatgatgctgacgggggcgggaatgatgaggcggccagtactcatttgtagaactttttttctgtttatttaaaatttaatttatgagacatttattttactaaattacttttatattttcatgtttggtggagacaataaatattaatagttgtaattttttatttatttataaaattttaattttaattttatttctaattaaataatattactaaaaaaataaataattattaatatattaaaattgaaaattattaattaatattaatatattgaaaataatattaataatttaataaaaattattattttaaaaatacttttaccggcgcaaaattacgtcggcaaaaagtttcaatcttaccttcacatatacacttttaccggcgcaaaaatgcgccactaaaaaattaaactattgccggcgcattattgcgccgctaaaagtgttttccacaatatcATGACAGATTTTTTTACCGGCGCATCCATATTTTCACCGgcgtattttttcgtcgccaaaaaaggccattgccggcgcattatattTGCGTCGGGAAAAGTGACATTAGCGACGGAGATACGACGCGattctttgccggcgcaaaattgcgtcggcaaaaactccatggtttttgccggcgcaaaaccatacttttttgcgccggcaaaagtctcctTTTTTGTAGTGCATGGAAGACATTGAgatttcacttttatttattttacttgagAGAGTTTGAGATTTCTTCTTTTATCAATTTTTATCattataattttgtttatttcttaaGGTCTTTCACGCACACTATGATAGGATGCTCAAGTCTTTTTTCTTTTGCAGAAAAAATACATTGATAGGATGCTTAATTATAAGTCTTGAGAGTTACATTTTCCGGATAGGATCGatgtctttttctttcttttctatattaatttcacatattttttaaatattatatattattcttACTTAAACACACACTGATGTCACAGACATACTCACACAAATATGCCTTCCAATTTTATCATTGGTgaaaaaaatacacaaataatAACTTTCCACAAGGATCTCTCTCTGGGAAAATATCACAAAGTTAGAGAGAGAACCAAGAAGCTGATGAGTGTGAGATAGGTATTAGGGATTTATAATTGAGAAAACCCCTCTTTTGTTTTTTCCTTTGGTcaatttcatttggcgcctatgTTAAGTTTTCATTTGCCGCCAATTGGATCCGTGTTGAGATCTCAACTAAATTCCTTTGCTCTGAGATTTTTCTTTTTAGTACTGTTTTGCTCCGGAGCCCTGTTGTGGTCTTTGTTTCAATCTacaaatagtttcattttcgtcATTGGTTATGTCTTTTATCTTTTGGTTGTAGAAATGGTTTATTTTCTTAGGtttttgtcttcttcttctttgacaTTTTGTTCGAATAAAATTGTAGTGATTATGTAAGATAACACATGTTTCTACAATGAAAATGTATTTCTCATTATAAATAGAAATCTTGTACCGGCATAATAAAGTCTACAATATACATAATTGAACATAAAGATTACAAGTCTAAATTATCTAAAATCTCACACTTATAAAAGTCTACAAGtctaaaatataattcaaagtCTCGTACATATATAATAAAGTCCATAAAATGTTCATAACAAAGTCTCATGAATTCAAATGTTGATAACTCCATACAATATCCAACTCATCAAAACCAACTTCCAAAGGCAATATATGTCTGCAAAATGACTACAATATCACCCCCAAACAAAATCCATTGTTGAACCAAGGATAAAGAAGAGACTCtccaaaatattattttggatgATAAACCTGAAAAGTTCATAAGAAAAATTAATATTTGTTGGAACTTTTtttatgaattattaaaaattgataCAATAGAgatgtgtgtgatatgggaaaagtctCACATGGAATTGGAACACTCTTCATAGAGTGTATATAAGTTGCAAATGCTATGACTTGGGGTGTCCCCCAGGGAGTACCCAGGTTTGTGCGAATGGGTGAGGACACACACACGCGCGCCGCCGCCGACTGAGCCAGTGAGTGGTGTGGTGTGGTGTcgtatttttaagttttaattttttttcaacaaaggtatctaaacgtttatcattttattaattttaaaaaacgttcattttaataaaacaaaaacggtttttattttaattaaatgaagaTAAACGTTTTAGCCGTTTAATCCTCCTCTGATTTAATAGAAAAACGTTTTTAGACGTTTTGGGGATTTTCTTCTGTGTATAAGTTAGATAGaacaattttgaaaaaaaaacagagagTTTTTTTGTTCTTTCTTGGTTCTACGAATTTTCTCAGAGCATTTTTATAAGGGTGTACAAGAACGATCTTCTCAGTGCAGGGAGGAATCGTACagaggctgttttatcctggggatggtgtggttgatagactgccgtgcacacttagggcagagccgcgaaacgtcttaaagagagcgattttgtccgcgactcagccagaaaaTATTGATCGGTAATTTCGTTCCATTTTAGTTTTCTATTGAGGAATATCAATATTACACAAACTTGACAACTTCAGTTGCTTAACAGAGGAAGAGGGATCACAATTCATCATGTTGAAACAACAATATGAAAACAAGAATCTATTCCACTGCATAGTTTTATCTACAGcagcataatatatatatatatatatatatgagaaatgagaatgagagagagactGTACCAGTGGGGTGCGTGAGAATAATGTGAGCTGAGAGCTGCACGAAACAAAGAAACGAGAGGCTTCGGTTAAATATGTTTAAATTCTTATATTTGtctaattaaatttaattataataataaacttaAGCATTCCCAACACTAAATCTTCCCCAAGTATTTTTTTGTCACAATAGATAACAATTGGCTTTATAATCAATGTCGGAATAAATTAAAATGGATActgattaaacaatacatataaacattattaaaatTACTTTATTAGTTAGCTCtagaaattattattattattattattattattattattattattattattattattattattatgtgtaaTAAAACGAAATATGTTTATAGATACATTACACACTACAGCCAATCACAAAGTTCCTggattaaataaaacaaatggtTAAAGTGTGTTATATATGTAGTTTATTAGGAAAATGTATACATAATTCATTTTTAATAACTATTTAAGAAAtactttgaatttaaaattctaaTACAAAACAATATCTTATTCTGCCTATTTATTACAATTACAttgtttgtattattattattattattaaactaCAATAACCTATAAAGAATTCCACATTATAATTGACCAGGCAAATATATACTATTGTTTTTTAATTAtctaaatttgaaaaagaaaatataagtgAAGAATATTACAAAAAGATACCTTATAATAATGGTAATTCTTGATGCAAAGAAGAACTAGATGCATTACTATCAAAAGTTGATGACGTGGAAGCATTCCAAGAGTAGTCTATAACTTCAGGTTGTGCATATGCTAGCTCTTCATAATCATGTTGACTACCCTTTGCATCTTTATTATCAATGCCTTGAATCCTCCTCTCTAGCTCCTTTGCTACTTCTTTCATGGTAGGTCGATTCCTTCCGCTCAAGTGTAAGCATTTTTGTGCAAGATTAGCAACAATTAAGATCTCTTCTTTTGGCGCATCTTTGACAACTTGAGCATCGAGAATGTCGAACAGAATACTGCTATTTTCCTCCATTGTCATTATGAAATATGTTGCCAAACTTCTTCCTTCCTCATCTGACCTTGTTGCAGATATTGCTTTTTGTCCAGTCAAGAGCTCGACAAGAACTACTCCAAAACTATAAACATCACTCTTATCTGTGAATTGGCTAGACTGAAAGTATTCTGGATCAAGATAGCCAAATGTGCCATAAACTAAAGTGGTCAGGTGAGTTTGCTCTAAGGAGATAGTTCTTGATGTACCAAAGTCTGCAACTTTAGCTCTCAATTTTTCATCAagaagtatgtttgtagacttgatATCTCGATGATAAATTGGAAAAGAAGCTGCTGAGTGTAAGTATGAAAGAGCTCCTGCAACTTCAGTGGCAATTCGTAATCTCATATTCCATGTGAAAGGAAACTCTACATTTTTGTCATGAATATACTCAAAAAGTGTTCCGTTTGGGACGAATTCATAAACTAGAAGTGGAACATCTGTCTCCAGACAACATCCCAATAGCCTGACAACATTTCTATGATTGATTTGTGTAAGAATGACAACTTCATTGATGAATTCAGAGAGTTTGGCTTCATCAATTATTTTAGACTTCTTTACAGCAACAATCTTTCCATCTTCCAACATTCCTTTGTACACAGTGCCTTGGCCTCCTTGCCCAAGAACTCTATCTATATTGAAATTATCAGTTGCCTTCTCTAACTCTTT
The Humulus lupulus chromosome 6, drHumLupu1.1, whole genome shotgun sequence DNA segment above includes these coding regions:
- the LOC133783435 gene encoding uncharacterized protein LOC133783435; the protein is MYPIERSMGVYKQYVRNRARPEGSIAEAYVVNEALTFCSMYLRGVETRFNRPERNDDRVESQPNREYSIYKAVGRPFGKKSSMLLNPQLKQKAEWYILNNCAEIKEYLSEHMDELRRRGGSNLEVQQETDFPQWFKERVCVLVNSFLKPHLINPKLTFNVNVDR